Proteins encoded together in one Phyllostomus discolor isolate MPI-MPIP mPhyDis1 chromosome 6, mPhyDis1.pri.v3, whole genome shotgun sequence window:
- the LOC114500292 gene encoding olfactory receptor 5B3-like, with product MENATEVIEFILLGLTNDPELQVPLLIMFTVIYVVTVIGNLGIMVLILLDSHLHTPMYFFLSNLSLVDLCYSSAVTPRVMAGCLLGHKVISYNACAAQMFFFLVFGTVENFLLASMAYDRYVAVCKPLHYTTTMTTGVCGSLAIGSYVCGFLDASIFTGDTFSLSFCESNVVHHFFCDVLAVMVLSCSDRHINELILIYVAICNISFAVLVILISYIFIFITILKMQSSSGYQKALSTCTSHFTAVSIFYGTAIFVYLQPNSSHSMDTDKIASVFYTMVIPMLNPLVYSLRNKEVKSALMKVVSKAKLSLRL from the coding sequence ATGGAGAACGCTACAGAAGTGATTGAATTCATCCTCCTTGGACTAACCAATGACCCAGAGCTGCAAGTGCCCCTCTTGATCATGTTCACTGTCATCTATGTTGTCACAGTGATTGGGAATTTGGGAATTATGGTGTTGATTCTCTTGGACTCTCATCTGCACActcccatgtactttttcctcagtAACCTGTCTCTGGTAGATTTGTGTTACTCTTCAGCTGTCACTCCTAGAGTCATGGCTGGATGTCTTCTAGGACACAAGGTCATCTCCTACAATGCATGTGCTGctcagatgttcttttttttagtctttgGCACTGTAGAAAATTTCCTCTTGGCCtccatggcctatgaccgctatgtaGCAGTGTGCAAACCCCTCCATTATACCACCACCATGACCACAGGTGTGTGTGGAAGTCTGGCCATAGGTTCCTATGTCTGTGGGTTCCTGGATGCCTCCATTTTCACTGGGGATACATTCAGCCTCTCTTTCTGTGAGTCCAATGTGGtccatcactttttctgtgatgtTCTAGCAGTCATGGTTCTCTCTTGCTCTGATAGACATATTAATGAGCTGATTCTTATTTATGTAGCGATCTGCAACATCAGTtttgcagttctggttattttgatTTCCTACATATTCATATTTATCACCATCCTAAAGATGCAGTCATCTTCAGGGTATCAGAAAGCTCTGTCCACCTGTACCTCCCACTTCACTGCAGTCTCCATCTTCTATGGGACTGCCATTTTCGTGTACTTACAGCCCAACTCCAGCCattccatggacacagacaaaatTGCATCTGTGTTTTATACTATGGTcatccccatgctgaaccccCTGGTCTACAGCTTGAGGAACAAGGAGGTCAAGAGTGCACTCATGAAGGTTGTCTCAAAGGCAAAACTGTCTTTAAGATTATGA